Proteins encoded in a region of the Pseudomonas denitrificans (nom. rej.) genome:
- a CDS encoding OsmC family protein — MKARIQWAGEAMFLGESGSGHVVVMDGPPDAGGRNLGVRPMEMLLLGLGGCTNFDVVSILKKGRQPVESCEAFLEAERADEDPKVFTKIHVHFVVKGRGLKEAQVKRAVELSAEKYCSASIMLGRAGVEITHDYEIVELG; from the coding sequence ATGAAAGCGCGAATCCAGTGGGCGGGCGAGGCGATGTTCCTCGGTGAATCCGGCAGCGGCCACGTCGTGGTGATGGACGGCCCGCCAGACGCCGGTGGCCGCAACCTGGGCGTGCGCCCTATGGAAATGCTCCTGCTCGGCCTGGGCGGTTGCACCAACTTCGACGTGGTCAGCATCCTGAAGAAGGGCCGCCAGCCCGTGGAAAGCTGCGAGGCCTTCCTCGAAGCCGAGCGTGCCGACGAAGACCCCAAGGTGTTCACCAAGATCCATGTGCATTTCGTGGTCAAGGGTCGTGGCCTGAAGGAAGCGCAGGTGAAGCGCGCGGTGGAACTGTCTGCCGAGAAATACTGCTCCGCGTCGATCATGCTCGGCCGCGCCGGCGTCGAGATCACCCACGACTACGAGATCGTGGAGCTGGGCTGA
- a CDS encoding SDR family NAD(P)-dependent oxidoreductase, with translation MPRFALITGASSGIGLALAEALARRGQALILVARQRDALDSAACELSQRFGVEVLFRVCDLSEPLQISGLLHELEQSGRQIELLVNNAGVGTSGAFIDQDWSREQELLELNVLALARLCHGIGAMMERTGGGRILNVASMASLLPGPWMSSYYASKAFVLHFSEGLREELKGRGIKVSVLCPGPTRTAFYRNADMRLGKLDDGKRVMTPEEVAFLTMKALRRAPALIIPGWRNRLFACGVRLLPRWVMRKLAGRINRLALAS, from the coding sequence ATGCCTCGTTTTGCCCTCATCACCGGCGCTTCCAGCGGTATCGGCCTGGCCCTGGCCGAAGCCCTCGCGCGCCGCGGCCAGGCACTGATCCTGGTGGCGCGACAGCGCGATGCACTGGACAGCGCCGCCTGCGAGTTGTCTCAGCGTTTCGGGGTGGAGGTGCTGTTCCGCGTCTGCGACCTGTCAGAACCGCTGCAGATCTCAGGCCTGCTGCACGAGCTGGAACAGAGCGGGCGGCAGATCGAGCTGCTGGTGAACAATGCCGGCGTCGGCACTTCCGGCGCCTTCATCGACCAGGACTGGTCCCGCGAGCAGGAACTGCTGGAGCTCAACGTCCTGGCCCTGGCCCGCCTGTGCCACGGCATCGGCGCGATGATGGAGCGCACCGGCGGCGGGCGGATTCTCAACGTCGCCTCCATGGCCAGCCTGCTGCCTGGTCCGTGGATGAGCAGCTACTACGCCAGCAAGGCGTTCGTACTGCATTTCTCCGAAGGTCTGCGCGAAGAACTCAAAGGCCGCGGCATCAAAGTCTCGGTGCTGTGCCCGGGACCGACCCGCACGGCCTTCTACCGCAATGCCGATATGCGCCTGGGCAAGCTCGACGACGGCAAGCGCGTCATGACTCCCGAGGAAGTCGCCTTCCTCACCATGAAAGCGCTGCGCCGCGCGCCCGCGCTGATCATCCCCGGCTGGCGCAACCGTCTGTTCGCCTGTGGCGTGCGCCTACTGCCACGCTGGGTCATGCGCAAGCTGGCCGGGCGCATCAACCGCCTGGCGCTGGCCAGCTGA
- the speD gene encoding adenosylmethionine decarboxylase: MKSKLKLHGFNNLTKTLSFNIYDICYAETPEDQQAYVQYIDEEYDAERLTQILTDVVDIIGANILNIARQDYDPQGASVTILISEQPVTPTDSQIEESPGPLPETILAHLDKSHITVHTYPEIHPVEGIATFRVDIDVSTCGVISPLKALNYLIHQFDSDIVTVDYRVRGFTRDVEGKKHFIDHEINSIQNYLSDDTYEAYQMTDVNVYQENLFHTKMLLKEFDLDNYLFGDATSNLSPEQRKQVEERVRHEMLEIFYARNMPR, from the coding sequence GTGAAAAGCAAACTCAAGCTCCACGGGTTCAACAACCTGACGAAGACCTTGAGCTTCAACATCTATGACATCTGCTATGCCGAGACGCCTGAAGACCAGCAGGCCTACGTGCAGTACATCGACGAAGAGTACGATGCCGAACGTCTCACGCAGATCCTCACCGATGTTGTCGACATCATTGGCGCAAACATCCTGAACATCGCCCGTCAGGATTACGATCCGCAAGGCGCCAGCGTAACCATCCTGATCTCCGAGCAGCCGGTCACCCCGACCGACAGCCAGATCGAGGAGTCCCCGGGGCCGCTACCGGAAACCATCCTGGCGCACCTCGACAAGAGCCATATCACCGTGCACACCTATCCGGAGATCCATCCGGTGGAAGGCATCGCGACCTTCCGGGTGGACATCGATGTGTCGACCTGCGGCGTCATCTCGCCGCTGAAAGCGCTCAACTACCTCATCCACCAGTTCGACTCGGACATCGTCACCGTGGATTACCGCGTGCGCGGCTTCACCCGCGACGTGGAAGGCAAGAAGCACTTCATCGACCACGAGATCAACTCGATCCAGAACTATCTCTCCGACGACACGTACGAGGCCTATCAGATGACCGACGTGAACGTGTACCAGGAGAACCTGTTCCACACCAAGATGCTGCTCAAGGAGTTCGACCTGGACAACTACCTGTTCGGGGATGCGACCAGCAACCTGTCGCCCGAACAGCGCAAGCAGGTGGAAGAGCGAGTGCGACACGAAATGCTGGAGATCTTCTACGCGCGCAACATGCCGCGCTGA
- a CDS encoding NAD(P)H-dependent flavin oxidoreductase yields MSLPALLDRRLRIPLVAAPMFLVSNPQLVLACCKSGIVGSFPALNQRESSGFKAWLEEIEAGLAADPQAAPYAVNLIVHNTNPRLQEDLKLCVEHKVPIVITSLGAVREVVDAVHSYGGLVFHDVTTRRHAEKAAEAGVDGLIAVAAGAGGHAGTWSPFALVAEIRQFFDKTLLLAGCINHGHEILAAQVLGADLAYLGTRFIATRESAASEDYKHMLLNARAADIIHTPAVSGVPASFMRQSLEAAGFDMQRLNDKGALDYGEKLKPVSDEAKAWKTVWSAGQGVGDIRDLPAVGELIARLDHEYRQALTRSAGLSNQLLV; encoded by the coding sequence ATGTCCCTGCCCGCCCTGCTCGACCGCCGCCTGCGCATTCCCCTGGTGGCGGCACCGATGTTCCTGGTCTCCAACCCGCAACTGGTGCTGGCCTGCTGCAAAAGCGGCATCGTCGGCAGCTTCCCGGCGCTGAACCAGCGCGAGAGCAGCGGCTTCAAGGCTTGGCTGGAAGAGATCGAGGCCGGGCTGGCCGCCGACCCGCAGGCCGCGCCCTATGCGGTAAACCTGATCGTCCACAACACCAACCCGCGCCTGCAGGAAGACCTCAAGCTCTGTGTCGAGCACAAGGTGCCCATCGTCATAACCAGCCTGGGCGCGGTGCGCGAAGTGGTAGACGCAGTGCACAGCTATGGCGGCCTGGTATTCCATGACGTCACCACCCGCCGTCATGCCGAAAAGGCGGCGGAAGCCGGCGTCGATGGCCTGATCGCCGTGGCCGCTGGCGCCGGTGGTCACGCCGGCACCTGGAGCCCGTTCGCGCTGGTTGCCGAGATCCGTCAGTTCTTCGACAAGACCCTACTGCTGGCAGGCTGCATCAACCACGGCCACGAAATCCTCGCCGCCCAGGTGCTGGGCGCCGACCTTGCCTACCTCGGCACCCGCTTCATCGCCACCCGCGAGAGCGCCGCCTCCGAGGACTACAAGCACATGCTGCTCAACGCCCGCGCCGCCGACATCATCCACACCCCCGCCGTCTCCGGCGTGCCGGCCAGTTTCATGCGCCAGAGCCTCGAGGCCGCCGGCTTCGACATGCAACGGCTGAACGACAAGGGCGCGCTCGACTACGGCGAGAAGCTCAAGCCGGTCAGCGACGAGGCCAAGGCCTGGAAGACCGTATGGTCCGCCGGCCAGGGTGTCGGCGATATCCGCGACCTGCCCGCAGTGGGCGAGTTGATCGCGCGGCTCGACCACGAGTACCGCCAGGCCTTGACCCGCAGCGCCGGCCTGTCCAACCAGCTATTGGTCTGA
- a CDS encoding AAA family ATPase — protein sequence MQNDIHDLGLVLDSRVKLIVIESWDEPRVLETLTGLAVRRGLNLQLWSTTEGLQRLGFGGEPQGENDSREAENALRLIKADPQPNLYVLCDLHPYLVDNPRAVRLLKEIAMAEGNFRPTVVLVSHALKLPAEVQRFAARFALSLPSEDELVGLVREEASRWSERNKGARVRTDNRTLRQVVKNLRGLTHGEARLLARSVICNDGAITQEDLPELNRTKFELLNLDGVLSFEHDTARFAEVGGLANLKRWLGERQSAFTESKEKDLPKGVLLVGVQGGGKSLAAKAVAGLWGLPLLRLDFGSLYNKYFGETERNLREALRLADSMAPCVLWADEIEKGVATGDQDNGVSQRVLATLLTWMAERKAPVFMVATANAIDRLPPELVRKGRFDELFFVDLPDHAVRMDIFRIHLVRRELEVTQFDLGELAEAADGFSGAEIEQAVVGAFYAAQARQKAVDQTLLLEEIRRTAPLSVVMAEELAALRQWADGRTVRAD from the coding sequence GTGCAGAACGATATCCATGACCTGGGCCTGGTGCTCGATTCCAGGGTCAAGCTGATCGTCATCGAGTCCTGGGATGAACCCCGTGTGCTGGAGACCCTGACCGGCCTCGCGGTACGCCGTGGACTCAACCTGCAGCTGTGGTCGACGACCGAAGGCCTGCAGCGCCTCGGTTTTGGCGGGGAGCCCCAGGGAGAGAACGACAGTCGCGAGGCGGAGAATGCGCTGCGTCTGATCAAGGCCGACCCGCAGCCGAACCTCTATGTGCTTTGCGATCTGCATCCTTATCTGGTGGATAACCCGCGCGCCGTGCGTCTGCTCAAGGAGATCGCCATGGCCGAGGGCAATTTCCGTCCGACCGTGGTGCTGGTTTCCCATGCGCTGAAGCTGCCCGCCGAAGTCCAGCGCTTCGCCGCGCGCTTTGCCCTGTCGCTGCCCTCCGAGGATGAGCTGGTGGGGCTGGTGCGCGAAGAGGCGAGCCGCTGGAGCGAGCGCAACAAGGGCGCGCGGGTACGCACGGATAACCGGACCCTGCGCCAGGTCGTGAAGAACCTGCGCGGCCTGACCCATGGCGAGGCCCGGCTGCTGGCGCGCAGTGTGATCTGCAACGACGGGGCGATCACCCAGGAAGACCTGCCGGAGCTCAATCGCACCAAGTTCGAGCTGCTCAACCTCGACGGCGTCCTCAGTTTCGAACACGACACCGCACGCTTCGCCGAAGTGGGCGGACTGGCCAACCTCAAGCGCTGGCTGGGCGAGCGGCAGAGCGCCTTCACCGAGAGCAAGGAGAAGGACCTGCCCAAGGGCGTGCTGCTGGTGGGTGTGCAGGGCGGCGGCAAGAGCCTGGCGGCCAAGGCCGTTGCCGGCCTCTGGGGACTGCCATTGCTGCGCCTGGATTTCGGCAGCCTCTACAACAAGTACTTCGGCGAGACCGAACGCAATCTGCGCGAGGCGTTGCGCCTCGCGGACAGCATGGCGCCCTGCGTGCTCTGGGCGGACGAGATCGAGAAAGGCGTGGCCACGGGGGATCAGGACAACGGCGTCAGTCAGCGCGTTCTGGCGACGCTGCTGACCTGGATGGCCGAGCGCAAGGCGCCGGTATTCATGGTGGCGACCGCCAACGCCATCGATCGGCTGCCGCCGGAGCTGGTGCGCAAGGGGCGCTTCGACGAGCTGTTTTTCGTCGATCTGCCCGATCATGCCGTGCGCATGGACATCTTCCGTATTCACCTCGTGCGCCGGGAGCTGGAGGTGACGCAGTTCGATCTGGGCGAGCTGGCCGAAGCGGCCGACGGTTTCTCGGGGGCGGAGATCGAGCAGGCGGTGGTGGGCGCCTTCTACGCCGCGCAGGCACGGCAGAAGGCGGTGGATCAGACGCTGCTGCTGGAGGAAATCCGCCGCACCGCACCGTTGTCGGTGGTCATGGCGGAAGAGCTGGCCGCCCTGCGCCAGTGGGCCGACGGCCGTACCGTGCGCGCGGACTGA
- a CDS encoding histidine triad nucleotide-binding protein, which produces MDCLFCKIVAGDIPARKLYEDDRVIAFHDIGPQAPVHFLVIPKKHVSTLNDLTEADEPLAGHILFTAQRLAKEQGCDEGFRVVMNCNDLGGQTVHHIHMHVLGQRQMHWPPG; this is translated from the coding sequence GTGGACTGTCTGTTCTGCAAGATCGTCGCCGGGGACATTCCCGCGCGCAAGCTCTATGAAGATGACCGGGTCATCGCCTTCCACGACATCGGCCCGCAGGCGCCGGTGCACTTCCTGGTGATTCCGAAGAAGCACGTTTCTACCCTCAACGACCTGACCGAGGCGGACGAGCCGCTGGCCGGCCACATACTCTTCACCGCCCAGCGCCTGGCGAAGGAGCAGGGCTGCGACGAGGGCTTCCGCGTGGTGATGAACTGCAACGACCTGGGCGGCCAGACCGTGCACCACATCCACATGCACGTGCTGGGTCAGCGCCAGATGCACTGGCCGCCGGGCTGA
- a CDS encoding chloride channel protein codes for MSEPAPPESSSEPTGDSSARTVPKRPLARHPLLRQWRRNLAFWLGALLVGLVALAFAHLADLASATFRGVVAHSAWWPWLLCPLGFAGLVWLTQGALKNTRGSGIPQVIVALEQRSSRTRNALLSVRIAVGKLAMTLLALLVGASAGREGPTVHIGAALMYSLGRRLGLYDKRTVSGLIIAGGAAGIAAAFNTPLGGVVFAIEELSRTFEQRFSGLVLTAVLLGGMVTLGLMGSYSYFGRLSESMPLGPAWIAVVVCGVLGGLLGGLYCRLVLPTQRGPLGFISRWRGRWPIRFAAVCGLLLALLGLLSGQHVFGTGYAETRSILEGQPVVGQDFLLWKFIANVISFIAGIPGGLFSPSLTVGASLAPWLTPLIPGASLPAVALLGMSAYLAGVTRTPLTATVITVEMSHSPDMLIPILAATLLASGVSARLNPLPIYHALARQMQETLAPTKGS; via the coding sequence ATGTCAGAACCTGCACCGCCGGAGAGTTCCAGCGAGCCGACTGGTGATTCGTCTGCTCGTACCGTCCCCAAGCGCCCGCTGGCGCGACACCCATTGCTGCGCCAGTGGCGGCGCAACCTGGCGTTCTGGCTCGGTGCGCTGCTGGTCGGGCTGGTGGCCCTGGCCTTCGCCCATCTGGCGGACCTCGCCAGCGCGACCTTCCGCGGCGTGGTCGCGCATAGCGCGTGGTGGCCGTGGCTGCTTTGCCCGCTGGGCTTCGCCGGCCTGGTCTGGCTGACCCAGGGAGCGCTGAAGAACACTCGTGGCAGCGGCATTCCACAGGTCATCGTGGCGCTGGAGCAGCGCAGCAGCCGCACACGCAATGCCTTGCTATCGGTGCGGATTGCCGTGGGCAAGCTGGCGATGACTTTGCTGGCGCTGCTGGTGGGGGCCTCGGCCGGCCGCGAGGGCCCGACCGTGCATATTGGCGCGGCACTTATGTATTCGCTCGGCCGTCGACTGGGGCTCTACGACAAGCGCACGGTGTCCGGCCTGATCATCGCTGGCGGTGCGGCGGGCATCGCGGCCGCCTTCAATACGCCACTGGGCGGGGTGGTCTTCGCCATCGAGGAGCTGAGCCGCACCTTCGAGCAACGCTTCAGCGGGCTGGTACTCACCGCTGTCCTGCTCGGCGGCATGGTCACGCTCGGCCTGATGGGCAGCTACAGCTATTTCGGTCGCCTCTCGGAAAGCATGCCTCTGGGCCCGGCATGGATCGCCGTGGTGGTCTGTGGGGTGCTCGGTGGCTTGCTTGGCGGCCTCTACTGCCGGCTCGTGCTGCCGACCCAGCGCGGCCCGCTCGGCTTCATCAGTCGCTGGCGCGGGCGCTGGCCGATCCGTTTCGCGGCGGTGTGTGGTCTGCTGCTGGCGCTGCTCGGCCTGTTGTCCGGGCAGCACGTGTTCGGCACCGGGTACGCCGAGACCCGGTCCATCCTCGAGGGGCAGCCGGTGGTGGGGCAGGACTTCCTCCTGTGGAAGTTCATCGCCAACGTGATCTCGTTCATCGCCGGCATTCCAGGCGGACTGTTCTCGCCTTCGCTCACCGTAGGCGCCAGTCTGGCGCCCTGGCTGACGCCGCTGATTCCCGGCGCAAGCCTGCCGGCAGTGGCGCTGCTGGGGATGTCCGCCTACCTCGCCGGGGTCACGCGCACGCCGCTCACCGCCACGGTGATCACCGTCGAGATGTCCCACAGCCCGGACATGCTGATCCCCATCCTCGCCGCCACGCTGCTGGCCAGTGGTGTATCGGCGCGCCTGAACCCGCTGCCGATCTATCACGCGCTCGCTCGTCAGATGCAGGAAACCCTGGCTCCGACCAAAGGCTCTTAA
- a CDS encoding carbonic anhydrase, translating to MRLIPRITYLLAPLCLALSTAHATDAHWSYSGDQGPAHWGEEGSALCAKGTEQSPINVEKSKVEPKKAPSTDLALHYSKTPLKLINNGHTIQASIEGGDTLIYKGTEYQLLQFHFHTPSEHQFNHQSYPMEMHLVNQDKNGHLLVLGLMIKQGQANKQLAQLWKQLPAKEGEEAAITAKLAPNLAKLLPTSSHHLFYHGSLTTPPCTEGVQWVLFENPIEMSKQQIEQFHKLFPDNHRPTQTATGREVDED from the coding sequence ATGCGCCTCATTCCCCGCATTACCTATCTGCTAGCCCCGCTCTGCCTCGCCCTCTCCACAGCCCACGCCACTGATGCACACTGGTCCTACAGCGGCGACCAGGGCCCTGCACATTGGGGCGAGGAAGGTAGCGCGCTGTGCGCCAAGGGCACGGAGCAATCGCCGATCAACGTTGAAAAGTCCAAAGTCGAACCGAAGAAAGCTCCCAGTACTGACCTGGCACTGCATTACAGCAAGACGCCTCTCAAGCTGATCAACAACGGCCACACCATCCAGGCCAGCATCGAAGGTGGCGATACCCTGATCTATAAGGGTACCGAGTACCAGCTGCTGCAATTTCATTTCCACACGCCCAGCGAACATCAGTTCAACCACCAGTCCTATCCCATGGAAATGCATCTGGTAAATCAGGACAAGAACGGCCATCTGCTGGTACTGGGGCTGATGATCAAACAAGGGCAAGCCAACAAGCAGTTGGCGCAACTGTGGAAACAATTGCCGGCCAAGGAAGGAGAGGAAGCGGCAATCACTGCCAAGCTGGCGCCAAACCTTGCCAAACTGCTCCCGACCAGCAGCCACCACTTGTTCTACCACGGCTCGCTGACCACCCCGCCGTGCACCGAAGGTGTGCAGTGGGTGCTGTTCGAGAATCCCATCGAGATGTCAAAGCAGCAGATCGAGCAGTTCCACAAGCTGTTCCCTGACAACCACCGTCCTACTCAGACGGCAACCGGGCGCGAAGTCGACGAGGACTGA
- the hemJ gene encoding protoporphyrinogen oxidase HemJ: MLYLWLKAFHIIAVVCWFAGLFYLPRLFVYHAMSEDAASRERFCIMERKLYRGIMGPSMILTIILGAWMLYLNPAWLTQGWMHAKLTLVVLLIGYHHACGAMLKRFARGENGRSHVFYRWFNEVPVLFLIAIVILVVVKPF; the protein is encoded by the coding sequence ATGCTTTACCTGTGGTTGAAAGCCTTTCACATCATTGCCGTGGTCTGCTGGTTCGCCGGCCTCTTCTATCTGCCGCGACTGTTCGTCTACCACGCCATGAGCGAGGACGCCGCCAGCCGCGAGCGCTTCTGCATCATGGAGCGCAAGCTGTACCGCGGCATCATGGGCCCGTCGATGATCCTCACCATCATCCTCGGCGCCTGGATGCTCTACCTCAACCCGGCCTGGCTGACCCAGGGCTGGATGCACGCCAAGCTGACCCTGGTGGTCCTGCTGATCGGCTACCACCACGCCTGCGGCGCCATGCTCAAGCGCTTCGCCCGTGGCGAGAACGGCCGCAGCCATGTGTTCTACCGCTGGTTCAACGAAGTGCCGGTGCTGTTCCTGATCGCCATCGTGATCCTGGTGGTCGTCAAACCCTTCTGA
- a CDS encoding DUF805 domain-containing protein translates to MDQSRFKIVFDGALMPQTPLETAKENLARLFKSDAAKIEALFSGQPVVLKRDLSDDEADKYLRALHGAGANARKEAEGVAGFSLVETDDHPSEATLAARAAGENTSNEQMTCPKCGHEQAAAIECSACGIVIEKYLARQAELAANPVPTVAATAPNAPASPYAPPQAKVGDDLPEFGELKVRSLSGRIGRVRYLGWSAALSFIVFGAYLVASLLMAVSMPLGVVAIAAVVIAAMVFSVPIGVQRLHDLGWSGWLWLVLLVPFVNAVLSLLMLFMPGEQSTNRFGAPPPPNSTGVKVLAFSWLLFPVFGGILAAIAIPAYQSYVERAQAAQASQYQQGDEAADPAASAEPSDGDFSSGDTEGGDSDQ, encoded by the coding sequence ATGGATCAATCCCGCTTCAAGATCGTGTTCGACGGCGCGCTGATGCCGCAGACCCCCCTGGAAACCGCCAAGGAGAACCTCGCCCGCCTGTTCAAGAGCGACGCCGCGAAGATCGAAGCGCTGTTCAGCGGCCAGCCGGTCGTGCTCAAGCGCGACCTCTCCGACGATGAAGCCGACAAGTACCTGCGCGCCCTCCACGGCGCCGGCGCCAACGCCCGCAAGGAAGCCGAAGGCGTTGCCGGTTTCAGCCTGGTGGAGACCGATGACCATCCCAGCGAAGCGACCCTGGCCGCTCGTGCCGCCGGCGAAAACACCAGCAACGAGCAGATGACCTGCCCCAAGTGCGGCCATGAGCAGGCCGCCGCCATCGAGTGCAGCGCCTGCGGCATCGTCATCGAGAAGTACCTGGCACGTCAGGCCGAGCTGGCAGCCAACCCGGTGCCCACCGTGGCAGCCACGGCTCCGAACGCGCCGGCCTCCCCCTATGCACCGCCCCAGGCCAAGGTCGGCGACGACCTGCCGGAGTTCGGCGAACTGAAAGTCCGCAGCCTGTCAGGCCGGATCGGTCGCGTGCGCTACCTCGGCTGGTCCGCCGCGCTGTCCTTCATCGTCTTCGGCGCCTACCTGGTCGCCAGCCTGCTGATGGCCGTTTCGATGCCCCTGGGGGTGGTCGCCATCGCCGCAGTAGTCATCGCCGCCATGGTCTTCAGCGTCCCCATCGGCGTGCAGCGCCTGCATGACCTGGGCTGGTCCGGCTGGCTCTGGCTGGTCCTGCTGGTGCCCTTCGTCAACGCCGTCCTCAGCCTGCTGATGCTGTTCATGCCCGGCGAACAGAGCACCAACCGCTTCGGCGCGCCGCCGCCACCCAACAGCACCGGCGTCAAGGTCCTGGCCTTCTCCTGGCTGTTGTTCCCGGTGTTTGGCGGTATCCTCGCCGCCATCGCGATCCCGGCCTATCAGAGCTACGTCGAACGCGCCCAGGCAGCGCAGGCCTCGCAATACCAGCAAGGCGACGAGGCTGCCGATCCGGCTGCCAGCGCGGAGCCCTCCGACGGCGACTTCAGCAGTGGCGACACCGAAGGCGGCGACTCGGATCAGTAA
- the coq7 gene encoding 2-polyprenyl-3-methyl-6-methoxy-1,4-benzoquinone monooxygenase: MSADRHYSPADRFLLQADAALRTLLPFSGHPGRPSPAIVQPDAELSDTDARHVAGLMRINHTGEVCAQALYQGQALTAKLPKVRKAMEEAADEEVDHLAWCEQRIRELGSRPSVLNPIFYGLSFGVGAAAGLISDRVSLGFVAATEDQVCKHLDEHLAEIPAEDQKSRAILEQMREDEEHHATSAIEAGGLRFPAPVKFGMTLLSKVMTKSTYRI; encoded by the coding sequence ATGTCCGCCGACCGTCACTACTCCCCCGCCGACCGCTTCCTGCTGCAGGCCGATGCCGCGCTGCGCACCCTGCTGCCCTTCAGCGGTCACCCGGGACGTCCGTCCCCTGCCATCGTCCAGCCCGACGCCGAGCTCAGCGACACCGATGCCCGCCATGTGGCCGGCCTGATGCGCATCAACCATACCGGCGAGGTCTGCGCCCAGGCGCTGTACCAGGGCCAGGCACTGACCGCCAAGCTGCCGAAGGTGCGCAAGGCCATGGAAGAGGCGGCCGACGAGGAAGTCGACCATCTCGCCTGGTGCGAACAGCGTATCCGCGAGCTGGGCAGCCGCCCGAGCGTGCTCAACCCGATCTTCTACGGCCTGTCCTTCGGTGTCGGCGCTGCCGCCGGGCTGATCAGCGACCGCGTCAGCCTGGGCTTCGTCGCAGCCACCGAGGACCAGGTGTGCAAGCACCTGGACGAACACCTGGCGGAAATCCCCGCCGAGGACCAGAAGTCCCGCGCCATCCTCGAACAGATGCGCGAAGACGAGGAGCACCACGCCACCAGTGCCATCGAGGCTGGCGGCCTGCGCTTCCCGGCGCCGGTGAAGTTCGGCATGACGCTGCTGTCCAAGGTAATGACCAAGTCCACCTACCGGATCTGA
- the crp gene encoding cAMP-activated global transcriptional regulator CRP, which produces MVAITLTPKIKNLDKLLAHCHRRRFTAKSTIIYAGDRCESLFFIIKGSVTVLIEDDDGREMIIGYLNTGDFFGEMGLFEKEGSTGQERSAWIRAKTECEVAEISYAKFRELSQQDPEILFTLGSQMADRLRKTTRKVGDLAFLDVTGRVARTLLDLCQQPDAMTHPDGMQIKITRQEIGRIVGCSREMVGRVLKSLEEQGLVHVKGKTMVVFGTR; this is translated from the coding sequence ATGGTAGCTATTACCCTCACACCCAAAATCAAGAACCTCGACAAGTTGCTCGCGCACTGTCATCGCCGCCGCTTCACCGCCAAGAGCACCATCATCTACGCCGGTGACCGCTGCGAGAGCCTGTTCTTCATCATCAAGGGGTCGGTAACCGTCCTGATCGAGGATGACGACGGCCGCGAGATGATCATCGGGTACCTCAACACTGGCGACTTCTTCGGGGAGATGGGGCTCTTCGAGAAGGAAGGCAGCACCGGCCAGGAGCGTAGCGCCTGGATCCGCGCCAAGACCGAATGCGAAGTCGCCGAGATCAGCTACGCGAAGTTCCGCGAACTGAGCCAGCAGGACCCGGAGATTCTCTTCACCCTGGGCAGCCAGATGGCTGACCGCCTGCGCAAGACCACGCGCAAGGTCGGCGACCTGGCCTTCCTCGACGTCACCGGTCGCGTCGCGCGCACCCTGCTGGACCTGTGCCAGCAGCCGGACGCCATGACCCACCCGGACGGCATGCAGATCAAGATCACCCGCCAGGAAATCGGCCGCATCGTCGGCTGCTCCCGCGAAATGGTCGGCCGCGTGCTCAAGAGCCTGGAAGAGCAGGGCCTGGTGCACGTGAAAGGCAAGACCATGGTGGTCTTCGGCACCCGCTGA